A stretch of DNA from Salvelinus sp. IW2-2015 linkage group LG20, ASM291031v2, whole genome shotgun sequence:
tagaccgtacagtgaaatgcttacttacaagcccttaaacaacaatgcagttttaagaagaaaaaaaagttaagaaagtatttactaaaagtaaaaataaactgagcatgcacccctgaggggcctccgtgttgaggatcagcgtggtagatgtgttgttacctacccttaccaactgggggcggcccgtcaggaagtccaggatccagttgcagagggaggtgttcagttccagggtccttagcttagtgatgagctttgagggcactatggtattgaacactgagctgtagtcaatgaatagcattctcacataggtgttcctatcTGAAAGAGATCTTTGGCAGGAAGGATGCAGGATACAAGGGTGAGAAGGAGGAGTTTAGTTCTACTACTAAAATCCTGCATGAGTGATTGCAAATGACAAACACATTAAGTTTGCGAAAAATATACATTATTGGTAAAATTCATTTGGTCATTGCAATGTTCACTATGTTGGGTAACTGCAACAAACTTTAGCAGCAAGTTGGTGATTTCGATGTGAAATAGACGTTCCACTCAAAAATAGTTTCCYtactgtcatgacgttggcctgtgggtaaggtttatgaccctcccataaatacctttctcccttccctttctctcggactctactgaaggacttttgaatagcctttgttaaacatagagagtctgggaacatcaaacaagtggggggaaaggaaccatatttcggtaatagaaccagttgaaaatatgcgttggtacttaatgaatgtgatgtcagttcggttgtcatctgagacattatgactgatgacaggatgacaaactgtatctgggaaagtctacaagttatagttatcagattcacatggaatagttgtgcaatttaaatgaaactatttgtgaaaacattaaatttaattttagcttacaaatgagagaattgggttttcataagattagagctctgctcaatcagtggcccgcccctgtgaagagacatgagttataaactatgaaacatacccttctctccctccactatataagcccttgataACAAATGTAACCTTcggttccgggtacattaggacgacggtccgatgtcagaaggattcagataataactacagaatgaagccaacctcagcatgagctttggttgtgaatggtatgaactttgaactcttattcgctaaagaagtgatacctcctagccgttgagttagcagcggcYgctgtaaacgtgggctaggaaaggacggacagagtatcccatctaccacacaacgacgacactacaacgtatcccgttcaccaccagagacactcttcaaaggacaaaggactctgttgggaaACAAGGcgttccatctaccaccaacctattgaagcgcagctttaaatatttattgcattttcctcttCCAAATGgccggtaatttagaatgcataagattctgtatttacgatagagtagctgcctacggcccgatagagacatagcttctccctttgttcctcaagttttcccgctctttcactcaaacccaacccccattctttgtgtaaccagctgtcatatctgttccgtccgcgagggacgttttcctttatgacataatttgtaatcaatgYatgattcattctgtgtatatataattctgtgtgattagttaggtattgtaacggctgtcctcctcatctgaggaagagaagtttgaaggatcggaagaccaatgcgcagcgtggtaacgtttattttaaaacataaacactacgaaatacaaaacaataaatgtgaacatgaacgaaaccgaaacagtaccgtgtggcaacaaccactcacacggaaacaaacacccacaaaccaaaagggaaacccaggctacctaagtatgattctcaatcagggacaacgattgacagccgcctctgattgagaaccataccaggccgaactcaaaaccccaacatagaaaaacacacagactgcccaccccaactcacgccctgaccatactaaataaagacaaaacaaaggaaataaaggtcagaacgtgacaggtatttagtaaataaataattaaacccaattttgtattcctgattcaacttgttagccagggttcatgaagataaccaagaattctacgatgttcagatgagactgaaataaggtgacgattaattttgactgctattgatgtaaaatattactaggtctttaagagtttattcggaagataacagctctataaacactttcgtggtgccccgactttctagttaattacatttacatgattagcttaatcaggtactattaattacagagaaaggattttatagaatagcatttcatatcacttaatccggcatagccaaagacacgacagtaccttttggcaaactccaagcgggctgtcatgtgtcttttactgaggagtggctcctgTCYggccactctgccataaaggcctgattgggggagtgctgctgtgatggttgtccttttggaaggttctcccatctccacagaggaactctagagttctgtcagagtggccatcgggttcttggtcaccccccctgaccaaggcccttctccccccctgaccaaggcccttctcccccgattgctcagtttggccgggcggccagctctaggaatagtcttggtggttctgaacttcttcaatttaagaatgatggaggccacagtgttcttggggaccttcaatgctgcagacatttttggtacccttccccagatctgtgcctcgacacaatcttgtctctgagctctatggaaaattccttcaacctcatggcttggtttttgctctgacatgcactgtcaactgtgggaccttatatagacagatgtgtgcctttctaaatcatgtccaatcaattgaatttaccacaggtggactccaatcaagttgtagaaacatctcaaggatgatcaatggaaacaagatgcacctgagctcaattctaaaattcgaaaaacctgttttggctttgtgataaaccactggaattgtgatacagtgaattataagtgaaataatctgtctgtaaacaattgttggaaaaattacttgtgtcgtgcacaaagtagatgtcctaaccgacttgccaaaacgatagtttgttaacaagtaatttgtggagtggttgaaaaattagttttaatgactccaacctaagtgtatgtaaacttccgacttcaactgtaaataacttGCAAACCTGCatagtacatttttacattttacattttagtcatttagcagacgctcttatccagagcgacttacattttattacattttttacatactgggacaaggatatccctaccggccaagagcagacgctcttatccagagcgacttacagtagagtgcatacattttattacatttttacatactgagacaaggatatccctaccggccaaaccctccctaacMcggacgacgctatgccaattgtgcgtcgccccacggaactcccggttgcggccggctgcgacagagcctgggcgcgaacccagcccagcctgggcgcgaacccagagactctggtggcacagctagcactgcgatgcagtgccctagaccactgcgccacccatgTATAGTACAATACATTCCAAAGTGAACAGCAGATGTGACGGCTCAGTGTGTATACTGACATTGCCATGAGATAAATAACTAAAACTGTTTTTACCCctaaaaaatatttgtaaaacaTATAAATGAAATAGAATAATTAGTGTATTATGTGCAATGATCTCTATATCGACAGTAATGAATAATATAACATTCATTGATTGCACCACCATCACTCGGTTGTGTCACACCATTGTTATGAGCGTTCTGAAGATGTTTCAGCCATAGTTGCTCCTGGAAGTCGAGTGGTGCCCAGTCATAATTAACAGGGCTAATGATTGGTTAGTCTAAATTACAAAGTGGCTTGCTAAattaggcaaataattagtaggaaacaagTTTGTCATCATTATGATGTTGTCAGATTAATTGCAATATATCTGACAGATGGAAATGTTGCCATTTAGCTGGCATAGTTAGtcgtttttgttttatttgttttatttttttatccgttattttaccaggtaagttgactgagaacacgttctcatttgcagcaacgacctggggaatagttacaggggagaggagggggatgaatgagccaattgtaaactagcaatgctaatgttagctagctaaaatccagTGCTCttccctcaatcttagctagttagctaatgttataCTACAATTAAATTAAATCTGACGACATCACCATGAGGACAAAAGGTTTTCCMACAAATGATATGTCTcctttagaaatgtcattgtttttccaAGCCACTATAATGCACTTTTGACTAAATCTTCATCAGCAAAATTCCGGTATCTTTCAAAAATGTCCCTGGTTTTCCATAAATCTTGTTTCGAAGATTCCCGAAATCAGGATGGCATAAGCTGAAatccggaatcctccaaccaggatatcTGGAAAGCCAGGGAATTTTGGGGGAGAATACTTGGAATTTTGCTACCCTATTGCCAATTGAGAATGTActgtattgagtagaacgttcAGTCTGAAATCAGTCTTCAAAAGATGGTTCAAAACAATAGTGGGATGAAACGTGTACTATAACTCATGCATAGTATAATATAATTTTGTACATTTGTTAACATTGTCCTTCCTAGTTCACAAACTGCATTTCAATAGGGGAAAACATAACCTTTACACAAATGTTATCTAAAGAGAAACTGTCTTAGACTTGATCATTTTCACCACTAATGTCCGGATGTCTTTGGACTGTAGCCCATAGATAATGGGGTTGAGGCAAGGTGGAACCAAGTGAAACATAATGGACGCCACTGCCCTGTGGTTTGACCACTGTGGGTACCGATGAAGAAAGACAATGACGAAACCTGTCATCAGCATAATGATGTATACAGCCAGGTGTGTAGAGCAGGTCTGCAGGGCCTTGCTGTTTAGCAACTTGCTCTTACTTCTCACACACACTATGGCGATGCTAATGTATGTCAGAGCTACACTCCCCATGGAGGCAATAAGGAATAAAGCGGTGTAAAAGAGACCATATATTTGGTTGATGAACACGTTGTCACAGGAGAGTTTGAATAATGATGGGTTGTCGCAGAAAGGGTTGATGACTTGTGACCTGCAGCGTGATAAGCGGATCGAGAGGCTTATAAGGACCCCCACAAAGACAAACGACGCTccccaggcagacacacacagcttCACTAGCATTTTGTTGTTCATGATGGTGGCGTATCGCAGAGGGTTGCATATGGCCATATACCTGTCAAAGGCCATGATCATTAGTATTGTATGTGCATTCGCAGCAAAAAAGTGACCAAAGAACGCTTGGGTGGCACATTCAACGTAGGTTATATATCTGTCTGCACTTGCTTTTAAAATGTCACTCAGCACTCGAGGTATGATGGTGGTGATATTGAGAGCATCATTGAGATGCATGTTGCAGAGGAGGATGTACATGGGCTGGTGCAGGATCCTCTCCATGGAGATGAGCACTGTAAGGCTGATATTGGCCACCATAGTAAAGATATAGATGATGAGGA
This window harbors:
- the LOC111979987 gene encoding olfactory receptor 5B12-like: MENHTYSEHVLQLEGLKVTNQSSYPAFIFILIIYIFTMVANISLTVLISMERILHQPMYILLCNMHLNDALNITTIIPRVLSDILKASADRYITYVECATQAFFGHFFAANAHTILMIMAFDSLSIRLSRCRSQVINPFCDNPSLFKLSCDNVFINQIYGLFYTALFLIASMGSVALTYISIAIVCVRSKSKLLNSKALQTCSTHLAVYIIMLMTGFVIVFLHRYPQWSNHRAVASIMFHLVPPCLNPIIYGLQSKDIRTLVVKMIKSKTVSL